In Desulfofundulus kuznetsovii DSM 6115, the following are encoded in one genomic region:
- a CDS encoding SAF domain-containing protein has translation MSKKVGIIVSLVLALLFTALIVGSANKKYNQAVEKVQVVQVTEFIPAGAEINEGNTKAVEVVKSAAGGLASVREVQGKVAKVSMVKGQYVYRDALDTARAPRPGYVEVFVPVDLSSSAYALPGQLVNVHVINKENSGKTAPAPLVLERVRVLHCLDNQGENVGEGGNDLAKAAARKNEPASVGIEIPKDKAEIIVGAASSKLVYLTRCEPGEQ, from the coding sequence GTGAGTAAAAAGGTGGGTATAATCGTATCGCTGGTACTGGCCCTGCTGTTTACTGCTCTCATAGTGGGGAGTGCCAACAAAAAGTACAACCAGGCAGTTGAGAAAGTACAGGTGGTTCAGGTTACGGAGTTCATCCCGGCGGGAGCCGAGATAAACGAAGGGAACACGAAGGCGGTGGAGGTAGTCAAATCGGCTGCCGGCGGTCTTGCTTCCGTTCGGGAAGTGCAGGGCAAGGTGGCGAAAGTCTCCATGGTGAAAGGGCAGTACGTTTACAGGGATGCCCTTGATACGGCCAGGGCTCCACGTCCCGGCTATGTGGAAGTATTTGTGCCCGTGGATCTTTCGAGTTCGGCATATGCGTTGCCCGGGCAGCTGGTCAACGTCCACGTAATCAATAAGGAGAACAGCGGCAAAACGGCACCAGCACCCCTTGTGCTGGAGAGGGTCCGCGTCCTGCACTGCCTTGACAACCAGGGTGAAAACGTTGGGGAAGGGGGTAATGACCTGGCCAAAGCGGCGGCGCGGAAGAACGAACCTGCTTCGGTGGGTATTGAGATTCCCAAAGACAAAGCCGAAATTATTGTAGGAGCAGCGTCATCTAAACTGGTCTACCTGACCAGGTGCGAACCGGGCGAGCAGTAG
- a CDS encoding Ig-like domain-containing protein — protein sequence MKKFCALALVVLLTLLLVPAAVSAQTPDVIRVERQGAAGSVQVSGPARSGELPAVVAPSRATQPPAGVAPDGEETVVVKQNRTQSVTPVVNSNRNIPQPVELRVTPAEMSLKVGQSKQFQAALTFSDGSVKDVTRDAVFVVSNRRVASVRNGRVDALAPGTATVQVLSYGKTAAITVTVQEPEPPKVEIPVPVNLTVEPAEISIKAGESRQFKATVAFSDGTVKDVTRDAVFVVSNSRVAKVSGGNITGLAPGSAAVQVVSYGKTAVITVKVEEAVPPANPDTPPAIPTPVSLEIDPASITLQVGQSAPFRAAVRFSDGTVRDVTRNAVFVVSNSRVARVGNGYVTALSQGTALVTVRSYGKTGTITVRAEGIPAGQPGVEKKVLQWRYGKDTYSLEVAVPKTLIDWDREVRETVEKFFTSDAATQQQMLNSMPPNVKQLVLASSASAQGDLRSWVLEPQNMNYISSVASALKQKAAGLNRYETAQMVSNMVQTIPYRESPYPQLSAQTLLDGGDCDAKSILLAAILKNMGYDTALLYYSPVSTGKSYGHVALGIAFRDDEIPGGYQPAYYVSNGKKYYTVETTAYSPIGLPIGYSLTEIYPID from the coding sequence ATGAAAAAGTTTTGTGCGCTGGCGCTGGTCGTACTGTTAACACTTTTACTGGTTCCGGCGGCGGTGTCCGCTCAAACACCTGACGTTATCCGGGTGGAAAGACAAGGAGCTGCGGGTAGCGTGCAGGTATCCGGTCCGGCACGGTCGGGGGAACTGCCCGCCGTGGTGGCACCGTCGCGGGCGACGCAGCCACCGGCAGGAGTAGCACCGGATGGTGAGGAGACAGTAGTAGTAAAGCAGAACAGGACGCAATCTGTAACACCGGTGGTAAATTCAAACAGGAACATACCGCAGCCGGTGGAGTTGCGGGTGACGCCCGCGGAAATGTCCTTGAAGGTGGGACAGTCCAAGCAGTTCCAGGCGGCACTCACCTTTTCGGACGGGTCGGTGAAGGACGTAACCCGTGACGCGGTGTTCGTGGTAAGCAACAGGAGGGTTGCTTCCGTCCGGAACGGGCGGGTTGACGCTCTGGCTCCGGGTACGGCGACCGTCCAGGTTCTATCTTATGGTAAGACGGCTGCCATTACCGTAACGGTTCAGGAACCGGAACCTCCAAAAGTTGAAATTCCCGTGCCGGTAAACCTGACGGTAGAACCGGCTGAAATCTCTATAAAAGCGGGCGAGTCCCGGCAGTTCAAGGCAACTGTAGCGTTTTCCGACGGCACTGTTAAGGATGTTACCCGTGACGCCGTGTTCGTGGTGAGCAACAGCAGGGTTGCAAAAGTCAGCGGCGGTAATATAACGGGCCTGGCTCCCGGTTCGGCGGCGGTTCAGGTTGTCAGTTACGGCAAGACCGCGGTGATTACGGTTAAGGTTGAAGAAGCCGTACCTCCGGCAAATCCTGATACACCACCAGCAATACCCACGCCTGTAAGCCTTGAAATAGATCCGGCCAGTATCACCCTTCAGGTAGGCCAATCGGCGCCGTTCCGTGCGGCTGTAAGGTTTTCGGACGGAACGGTGCGGGATGTGACCCGTAACGCCGTGTTTGTAGTAAGTAACAGCAGGGTTGCAAGGGTTGGAAATGGTTACGTGACCGCCCTTTCACAGGGCACCGCGCTGGTGACGGTCCGGAGTTACGGGAAAACCGGGACTATAACGGTGAGGGCAGAAGGCATTCCTGCCGGTCAGCCGGGTGTGGAAAAGAAAGTTTTGCAGTGGCGGTACGGTAAGGATACGTATAGTTTAGAAGTGGCTGTTCCCAAAACCCTGATCGACTGGGACAGGGAAGTGCGGGAAACGGTGGAGAAGTTCTTCACGAGCGATGCCGCTACTCAACAGCAGATGCTGAATTCGATGCCGCCGAATGTAAAACAGCTGGTACTGGCCAGTTCGGCTTCCGCTCAGGGCGACCTCCGCAGCTGGGTCCTGGAACCGCAAAACATGAATTATATAAGCAGTGTAGCTTCCGCATTGAAGCAGAAGGCGGCAGGGCTGAACCGCTACGAGACGGCACAGATGGTTTCAAATATGGTGCAGACCATACCATACCGTGAAAGCCCCTATCCTCAACTTTCCGCGCAGACGTTACTGGACGGCGGCGATTGCGACGCGAAGTCCATCCTGCTGGCCGCTATCCTGAAGAACATGGGATACGATACGGCACTGCTGTATTACTCACCGGTCAGTACCGGTAAGAGTTACGGCCATGTAGCGCTGGGTATTGCGTTCAGGGATGACGAAATCCCCGGCGGATACCAACCGGCATATTACGTGAGCAATGGGAAAAAGTATTACACGGTAGAAACGACTGCTTACAGCCCAATTGGTCTACCCATTGGATACAGTTTGACAGAAATCTATCCAATCGATTAA
- a CDS encoding Rpn family recombination-promoting nuclease/putative transposase codes for MILQEYDLIIKALVERYSSDFVQLVRGIPADRVERLEKEAVAVKRESDVLLNVCEDGYEYIMLIEIQTRPDREMPLRLLEYTAMQHREYRKPVYPVVLNLTGRPQEDEYGFDCLDLTVIAFSYRVINLADLPAEDVLRYGPVGIVPLVPLMRRQLSDEELVASCARRIREAPAEWVPDLYVGLALFAHLGKIPVEVILKNIEVSKMEASPLFEGIRQKWVNEGIQKGIQEGIQKGSREDRIEAILEVLEENIGWYPGELAVKLRAIEDMNTLKMLFRRAVRVKSLEEFQAVLSDVLPSAN; via the coding sequence ATGATATTGCAGGAATACGACCTTATCATCAAAGCTCTGGTTGAACGGTATTCATCCGATTTTGTCCAGCTGGTGCGGGGAATACCTGCGGACAGGGTTGAACGCTTGGAGAAAGAGGCCGTAGCCGTCAAGCGGGAATCGGACGTACTGCTTAACGTTTGTGAGGACGGGTATGAATACATAATGCTCATAGAAATCCAGACCCGGCCCGACAGGGAAATGCCCCTGCGGTTGCTGGAATACACGGCCATGCAGCACCGGGAATACAGGAAGCCCGTTTACCCGGTGGTGCTCAACCTGACCGGCCGGCCGCAGGAAGACGAATACGGTTTTGACTGTCTGGACCTGACCGTGATAGCATTCAGCTACCGGGTGATCAACCTAGCCGACTTGCCGGCCGAGGACGTTTTGAGGTACGGGCCGGTGGGGATTGTACCCCTGGTGCCGCTGATGCGGCGGCAATTGTCAGACGAAGAGCTGGTAGCCAGTTGCGCGAGACGCATAAGGGAAGCCCCGGCGGAATGGGTGCCTGACCTGTACGTCGGCCTGGCACTGTTCGCTCATCTAGGGAAAATTCCAGTCGAGGTAATTCTTAAGAACATCGAGGTGAGCAAGATGGAAGCGTCCCCGCTGTTTGAAGGAATCAGGCAAAAGTGGGTTAATGAAGGTATTCAGAAAGGGATACAAGAAGGGATTCAGAAAGGGTCAAGAGAAGACCGTATCGAAGCAATTCTTGAAGTTCTGGAAGAAAACATCGGGTGGTACCCGGGTGAACTGGCGGTAAAACTGCGGGCGATTGAGGACATGAATACGCTGAAAATGCTTTTCCGCCGCGCAGTAAGGGTGAAAAGCCTGGAGGAGTTTCAAGCTGTTCTAAGTGACGTTCTCCCTTCAGCAAACTGA
- a CDS encoding copper amine oxidase N-terminal domain-containing protein, translating into MVKRKALISVLALLFLVTVLAFPALAQQEKVDVYENQKLVKSVVFQIGLKEYCVNGQTPGVKMDVAPFVEAGRTFVPVRFLSNALGVEDKNIGWNEKARLVTLKQPGYPVVELVVGSKQLKSNGQVTNMDVSPLVRSGRTFLPARWVAEALGYQVDWDASLGLVVCWPKGEPKPDLSAVKQYLNEQKPAEEPAEEPVEPVNPVGTLKELLAKAKPIEGKPFSFSSWKFDPEIQEQLQRFWDSIDASPVIQEVSVSELRPYGIKLGKDAIIHDIDVTKDGITITASTPGRFIPFFYLVEEGNVVRYKGGGGYMGKETGTLSVPVDHIRAWTPDGMHTLPPADLTKVTHVMFPGTDGGILLVKNPLYKGGN; encoded by the coding sequence ATGGTCAAGCGCAAGGCATTAATTTCCGTGCTGGCCCTTCTTTTCCTGGTTACCGTCCTGGCCTTCCCGGCCCTGGCCCAGCAGGAGAAGGTGGACGTCTACGAAAACCAGAAGCTGGTCAAGTCCGTGGTTTTCCAGATCGGCCTGAAGGAATACTGCGTCAACGGCCAGACCCCCGGCGTAAAAATGGACGTGGCTCCTTTCGTGGAAGCCGGACGCACCTTCGTCCCCGTGCGTTTCCTGAGCAACGCCCTGGGGGTGGAGGATAAGAATATCGGCTGGAACGAAAAGGCCCGGCTGGTCACGCTGAAGCAGCCCGGGTACCCAGTGGTGGAGCTGGTGGTCGGCAGCAAGCAGCTCAAATCCAACGGCCAGGTTACGAACATGGACGTGTCCCCTCTGGTCAGGAGCGGGCGTACCTTCTTACCGGCCCGCTGGGTGGCTGAGGCCCTGGGGTACCAGGTAGATTGGGACGCTTCCCTCGGCCTGGTAGTGTGCTGGCCGAAGGGCGAGCCGAAGCCGGACCTGAGCGCGGTTAAGCAATATCTTAACGAGCAGAAACCGGCTGAAGAACCAGCTGAAGAACCGGTTGAACCGGTAAATCCTGTTGGTACCCTCAAGGAGCTTCTTGCTAAGGCCAAGCCGATTGAAGGTAAGCCGTTCAGCTTCAGCAGTTGGAAGTTTGACCCGGAGATTCAAGAACAGTTGCAAAGGTTCTGGGACAGTATAGATGCCAGTCCTGTAATACAAGAAGTTTCTGTTAGCGAATTGCGCCCCTACGGAATTAAACTAGGAAAGGACGCGATCATACATGATATTGATGTAACTAAAGATGGTATAACAATTACCGCAAGCACCCCTGGACGCTTTATACCTTTCTTCTACCTTGTAGAAGAGGGTAACGTAGTGCGCTACAAAGGCGGCGGGGGGTATATGGGCAAAGAAACCGGAACGTTAAGTGTACCCGTTGATCATATCCGTGCATGGACGCCTGACGGTATGCATACTCTTCCCCCAGCCGACCTGACCAAAGTAACCCATGTTATGTTTCCAGGTACTGATGGGGGGATCTTGTTGGTCAAGAACCCGCTGTACAAGGGGGGTAATTGA
- a CDS encoding CARDB domain-containing protein, with product MLRKLISWVLMTALVLGAVPYCGTASALPGGEGEQVVKQEVIVGYFDIWKGDTWQDTNRDGMPDMPGQKGKTYTNTYSAAEKLKDWTLTRVEVKYPFSPGEYEAAGGRQYGPDGSLWYDPDTGEPGMSWNWFHFWYLDHLPHNLSAKIASQDLAAGKAAVQWTLNLAPLSNALNLKDPENRRYIGYEPGNFGELVEGWRWYLPAIITWYGVPKQQTDLVAVSIDPGVGEADPGGRYTGRVTFRNDSGAKLTGVPIEVRSNGAAVLSTTVDFGPGETRTFTFTWTAPGSGVVELKGIINGSRKIQETRYDNNEVKVLVPVKEKQTPSGPGSLTFQAVSQDRSITRPPNTAKWTDWVTATLKPPAPKPPRGWLEWWKVTSADLTYPKKNPEFTFGTPYPPVGTVTVPMKPNGHEAKVEFQEDWGMDGAKIYSILERKMMAENPKEYKLTARYTVEYEYCWIECDEDGCWTECATATTSGTVSGNLLVNGTGVDSRAQ from the coding sequence GTGTTGAGAAAACTGATCAGCTGGGTGCTGATGACGGCGTTGGTTTTAGGAGCCGTCCCATATTGCGGGACGGCTTCAGCATTGCCCGGCGGTGAAGGTGAACAGGTAGTCAAGCAGGAAGTTATCGTCGGCTACTTTGACATCTGGAAAGGGGACACCTGGCAGGACACTAACCGTGACGGGATGCCGGACATGCCCGGGCAGAAAGGGAAAACTTATACCAATACCTACTCCGCCGCGGAGAAACTGAAGGACTGGACGCTGACCAGGGTGGAAGTGAAGTACCCCTTCAGCCCGGGGGAATACGAAGCTGCGGGCGGCAGGCAGTACGGGCCTGACGGGAGTTTGTGGTACGACCCTGATACGGGGGAACCGGGCATGTCGTGGAACTGGTTTCATTTTTGGTACTTAGATCACCTCCCTCATAACCTCTCAGCAAAGATAGCCAGCCAGGACCTGGCTGCCGGGAAGGCCGCGGTGCAGTGGACGTTGAATCTTGCACCATTGTCTAACGCTCTAAACCTCAAAGACCCCGAAAACCGCCGGTACATTGGATACGAACCGGGTAACTTCGGCGAGCTGGTGGAAGGCTGGCGGTGGTACCTCCCGGCGATAATCACCTGGTACGGCGTGCCGAAACAGCAAACCGACCTGGTGGCAGTTAGCATTGACCCTGGTGTGGGGGAAGCCGACCCCGGCGGGAGGTACACCGGGAGAGTTACCTTCAGGAACGATTCGGGGGCGAAGCTGACCGGCGTGCCCATCGAGGTGCGCTCAAACGGAGCGGCTGTTCTTTCTACAACGGTGGACTTTGGGCCTGGCGAGACCAGAACCTTCACCTTTACCTGGACGGCACCCGGATCCGGAGTGGTAGAGCTCAAGGGCATTATCAACGGGAGCCGCAAAATCCAAGAGACCCGCTACGACAACAACGAGGTAAAGGTTCTGGTACCGGTTAAAGAAAAACAGACCCCGTCCGGTCCCGGATCCCTCACCTTCCAGGCGGTAAGCCAGGACAGGAGCATAACCAGGCCGCCCAACACGGCGAAGTGGACGGACTGGGTGACGGCCACGCTGAAACCTCCTGCCCCGAAGCCTCCGCGGGGCTGGCTGGAGTGGTGGAAGGTAACCAGCGCCGACCTGACCTACCCGAAGAAGAACCCTGAATTCACCTTTGGCACGCCCTACCCGCCCGTGGGGACCGTGACGGTTCCCATGAAACCGAACGGCCACGAGGCGAAGGTGGAGTTTCAGGAGGACTGGGGCATGGACGGTGCCAAGATATACTCGATCCTGGAGAGGAAGATGATGGCCGAGAATCCGAAGGAATATAAGCTGACGGCCAGGTACACTGTGGAGTATGAATATTGCTGGATTGAGTGCGACGAGGACGGGTGCTGGACGGAGTGCGCCACGGCGACCACTTCCGGCACGGTTTCCGGCAACCTCCTGGTGAACGGTACAGGCGTTGACAGCAGGGCACAATGA
- a CDS encoding AAA family ATPase: protein MFCLVCAEKEASSIIITNLERSGLYEGWRFTSCSDVKELEKWSRENVDVLVLSRFLPGSVDILKHLRLWFPTAHIVLLVGTSCEQQRVYIKTARKYGLNNIVTGKLPGDRPYTIFTALKSAREPDIDCIEAVEVADEGVEESPGEETSRPEAARHGEEEPRNVRAALKEIIAETSSGEVDVIRSKLQEILDMLDGRSLDGERETYQKLQPVSHSPGHRSRGILVLTAANKGGVGKTTVAVTLAVALSKAGVPTVLVDYDLGAPDVANFFGIKGVPGMEMLAGKPVRQSTLKDLIIRKENLDILPGPMNKTLPNFKPGQLLEIASTLTEMYPVVVGDTPPEYWTKPWLAELFGRADYVLAVVDQSILSERDTMSYAPYLLSMGVMPEKIGIVLNRFSPKLHNPRTVEKIFCSGFKKEVKNLPKVVTVIPEDWKTHVLKGYKGEVVGLEDVHSQWHRLAEKIAGMAGYGYRKEGEQKKSLKNLLFRFGKKRA from the coding sequence TTGTTCTGCCTTGTGTGTGCGGAAAAGGAAGCATCTTCGATAATCATCACCAATCTGGAAAGAAGCGGGCTCTACGAGGGATGGAGATTTACATCCTGTTCCGATGTTAAAGAACTGGAAAAGTGGAGCAGGGAGAATGTAGACGTGCTCGTATTGAGCCGGTTCTTACCCGGGTCGGTAGATATTTTAAAACATTTAAGGTTGTGGTTTCCTACCGCGCATATAGTCCTCCTGGTCGGGACTTCCTGTGAGCAGCAGAGGGTATATATAAAAACTGCCCGGAAATACGGCCTGAACAACATAGTGACGGGCAAACTTCCCGGGGACCGCCCGTATACCATCTTTACGGCCTTGAAGAGCGCCAGGGAACCCGACATTGACTGCATTGAAGCGGTCGAAGTCGCAGATGAAGGAGTAGAGGAAAGTCCCGGTGAGGAGACGAGCCGTCCTGAAGCCGCCCGGCATGGTGAGGAAGAGCCCCGAAACGTCAGGGCAGCGCTGAAGGAAATTATTGCTGAAACAAGTTCAGGCGAGGTAGACGTTATACGGAGTAAACTTCAGGAAATTCTCGATATGCTTGACGGCAGGAGTTTGGACGGCGAGAGGGAGACTTACCAGAAGCTGCAGCCCGTATCGCATTCCCCTGGTCACCGCAGCCGGGGCATACTGGTACTGACCGCTGCCAACAAAGGAGGCGTCGGCAAAACTACGGTTGCGGTTACGTTGGCAGTCGCCCTGTCCAAGGCGGGCGTGCCTACGGTGCTGGTTGATTACGATTTGGGTGCTCCGGATGTGGCGAACTTTTTCGGGATTAAAGGAGTACCGGGGATGGAAATGCTGGCCGGGAAACCCGTGAGGCAGAGTACATTGAAAGATCTGATAATCCGCAAGGAAAACCTGGACATCCTGCCCGGGCCGATGAACAAAACCCTGCCCAATTTCAAGCCGGGCCAGCTCCTGGAAATTGCCAGTACCCTGACGGAGATGTACCCGGTGGTCGTAGGCGACACTCCTCCCGAATACTGGACAAAGCCCTGGCTGGCGGAACTGTTCGGCAGGGCCGATTACGTTCTGGCGGTGGTAGATCAGTCCATATTATCCGAACGTGACACAATGAGTTATGCGCCCTACCTGTTGAGCATGGGTGTCATGCCCGAAAAGATAGGTATAGTTTTGAACAGGTTCAGCCCGAAATTGCACAATCCCCGGACGGTGGAAAAAATATTTTGTTCCGGGTTTAAAAAAGAAGTAAAGAACCTGCCGAAAGTGGTGACGGTAATACCGGAGGACTGGAAGACGCACGTTTTGAAGGGGTATAAAGGGGAAGTGGTCGGCTTAGAAGATGTGCACAGCCAGTGGCACCGTCTGGCTGAAAAAATAGCAGGAATGGCCGGGTACGGGTACCGGAAAGAGGGAGAACAGAAAAAATCGTTAAAGAATTTGCTGTTCAGGTTTGGGAAAAAAAGGGCTTGA